In the Ramlibacter tataouinensis TTB310 genome, one interval contains:
- the hemE gene encoding uroporphyrinogen decarboxylase, producing MSFAPLKNDSFLRACHRLATPHTPVWLMRQAGRYLPEYRATRARAGSFMGLATNVDYATEVTLQPLERYELDAAILFSDILTVPDAMGLGLSFANGEGPRFASPVRDEAAVAALAVPGMERLRYVFDAVASIRRALDGRVPLIGFSGSPWTLACYMVEGAGSQDYRLVKSMLYGRPDLMHRILAVNADAVAAYLNAQVEAGAQAVMLFDSWGGVLADGAFQRFSLDYTRRVLAQLKREHEGQPIPRIVFTKGGGLWLEAMGQLDCEVLGVDWTVNLARARQLVGGSKALQGNLDPNVLFAPPERIEAEVRAVLDSFGPPHTGGGTGPSHVFNLGHGISQHTPPEHVKVLVDAVHAHSRRQRGRTSA from the coding sequence ATGAGTTTCGCTCCGCTGAAGAACGACAGTTTCCTGCGCGCCTGCCATCGCCTGGCCACGCCGCACACGCCGGTGTGGCTGATGCGCCAGGCCGGCCGCTACCTGCCCGAGTACCGCGCCACCCGCGCGCGCGCCGGCAGCTTCATGGGCCTGGCCACGAACGTGGACTACGCCACCGAGGTGACCCTGCAGCCGCTGGAGCGCTACGAGCTGGACGCGGCCATCCTGTTCTCGGACATCCTCACCGTGCCCGACGCCATGGGGCTGGGCCTGAGCTTCGCCAACGGCGAGGGGCCGCGCTTCGCCTCGCCGGTGCGTGACGAGGCGGCGGTGGCGGCCCTGGCCGTGCCCGGCATGGAGCGGCTGCGCTACGTGTTCGACGCCGTCGCCTCGATCCGCCGGGCCCTGGACGGCCGCGTGCCGCTGATCGGCTTCTCCGGCAGCCCCTGGACCCTGGCTTGCTACATGGTGGAGGGCGCCGGCTCGCAGGATTACCGCCTGGTCAAGAGCATGCTGTACGGCCGGCCCGACCTGATGCACCGCATCCTGGCGGTCAACGCCGATGCGGTGGCGGCCTACCTGAACGCGCAGGTCGAGGCCGGCGCCCAGGCCGTGATGCTGTTCGACAGCTGGGGCGGCGTGCTGGCCGACGGCGCTTTCCAGCGCTTCAGCCTGGACTACACCCGCCGCGTGCTGGCCCAGCTCAAGCGCGAGCACGAGGGCCAGCCCATCCCGCGCATCGTCTTCACCAAGGGCGGCGGGCTGTGGCTGGAGGCCATGGGCCAGCTGGACTGCGAGGTCCTGGGCGTGGACTGGACGGTGAACCTGGCTCGCGCCCGGCAGCTGGTGGGCGGGTCCAAGGCGCTGCAGGGCAACCTGGACCCGAACGTGCTGTTCGCCCCGCCGGAACGCATCGAGGCCGAAGTCCGGGCCGTGCTCGACAGCTTCGGCCCCCCCCACACCGGGGGCGGCACGGGTCCCAGCCATGTCTTCAACCTGGGCCACGGCATCAGCCAGCACACCCCGCCCGAGCATGTGAAAGTACTCGTCGATGCCGTCCACGCCCATTCGCGGCGCCAGCGCGGCCGCACCAGCGC